A single Phragmites australis chromosome 4, lpPhrAust1.1, whole genome shotgun sequence DNA region contains:
- the LOC133914150 gene encoding uncharacterized protein LOC133914150 encodes MLPRESTSHRRACVGSPRRRLRPRRGHWRRRAAQGPVGPHRGTRFILKPMNAMVFEPYAEASLLTRAGGGRGGAAEDFGCFFCWELASVPKDSMVKFDSAGVKLIAIGVGTPDKARIHADGVKLVPAFCRIMFGDDLNF; translated from the exons ATGCTCCCGCGCGAGTCCACCTCCCACCGGCGCGCCTGCGTGGGAAGCCCTCGGCGGCGTCTCCGTCCTCGCCGCGGGCACTGGCGGCGCCGTGCCGCTCAGGGACCTGTGGGACCCCACCGAGGTACTCGCTTCATCCTAAAGCCAATGAACGCGATGGTTTTCGAGCCGTATGCCGAGGCCTCGCTGTTGACGCGCGCAGGGGGTGGCCGTGGTGGCGCTGCTGAGGATTTCGGGTGCTTCTTCTG CTGGGAGTTGGCCTCTGTTCCGAAGGACTCCATGGTGAAGTTCGATTCGGCCGGGGTTAAGCTGATCGCCATTGGCGTCGGAACTCCTGATAAAGCTCGCATTCACGCCGATGGGGTAAAGCTCGTACCTGCATTCTGTCGGATCATGTTTGGTGACGATCTGAATTTCTGA
- the LOC133915527 gene encoding thioredoxin-like protein AAED1, chloroplastic yields MAASAATSLPRVSLPPPRRRTAAFPLASIPARRCRHHLRLRRSPSPVGTAAASSPSVPSSSPEPGSGILGGVEIYSAATGEPVLLRDLWDQNEGMAVVALLRHFGCPCCWELASVLRDTKERFDSAGVKLIAVGVGSPAKARILAERLPFPLEYLYADPERKAYDLLGLYFGIGRTFFNPASVKVFSRFDSLKEAVKNYTIEATPDDRAGVLQQGGMFVFKGKELLYARKDEGTGDHAPLDDVLNICCKVPFV; encoded by the exons ATGGCCGCGTCCGCGGCCACCTCGCTCCCGCGCGTCTCCCTTccgccgccccgccgccgcaccGCCGCCTTTCCCCTCGCCTCCATCCCCGCCCGCCGttgccgccaccacctccgtcTCCGCCGCTCACCATCACCGGTGGGGACTGCAGCCGCGAGCTCCCCATCCGTGCCCTCCTCTTCCCCGGAGCCCGGGTCGGGCATCCTCGGTGGCGTCGAAATCTACTCCGCGGCCACCGGCGAGCCCGTCCTGTTAAGGGACCTGTGGGACCAGAACGAG GGAATGGCCGTCGTTGCACTGCTAAGGCATTTTGGATGCCCTTGCTG TTGGGAGTTGGCTTCTGTTTTGAGGGACACGAAGGAGAGATTCGATTCAGCTGGAGTCAAACTAATTGCTGTTGGTGTTGGCAGTCCAGCTAAAGCCCGTATTCTTGCTGAGCGC TTGCCCTTTCCGTTGGAATACCTCTATGCAGATCCTGAACGAAAG GCGTATGACCTCTTGGGTCTATATTTTGGTATTGGTCGCACATTCTTCAACCCAGCCAGT GTGAAAGTGTTTTCACGGTTTGACTCCCTTAAGGAGGCGGTGAAGAACTATACAATTGAAGCAACCCCAGATGATAGGGCAGGTGTCCTGCAACAG GGCGGAATGTTTGTGTTCAAAGGGAAAGAGCTGTTGTATGCAAGGAAAGATGAGGGCACAGGTGACCATGCACCTTTGGATGATGTCCTCAACATTTGCTGCAAAGTTCCATTCGTGTGA
- the LOC133915528 gene encoding uncharacterized protein LOC133915528 has product MLLVSQAANGSLSARRLPSKPPGPTNPNPYPLFANPRLPRRRLALSGAGSDAPRRAVTIPASAGEGPSGSPAAAEDPVLIRVTNDGVPLEGVIQIEKPGDGNGESKLVSYAKLGLLAGGDVLCLLVFSAIGRFNHGLPILDAETFKTADPFIAGWLLSAYLLGGFGDDAKGRNGVGNAVITAAKSWVVGIPLGLAIRAVASGHIPPTPFILVTMGSTGVLLTAWRALVSQLLSTGQKQQDDVYRRGSPFELFELLTSLVRRW; this is encoded by the exons ATGCTGCTCGTGAGCCAGGCCGCGAACGGCTCCCTCTCCGCGCGGCGGCTGCCCTCCAAGCCGCCGGGGCCCACCAACCCCAACCCCTACCCTCTCTTCGCCAACCCCCGCCtaccgcgccgccgcctcgcgcTCTCCGGCGCCGGCTCCGACGCACCCCGCCGCGCCGTGACGATACCCGCCTCCGCGGGTGAGGGCCCCTCCGgttcccccgccgccgccgaggaccCCGTCCTCATCCGCGTCACCAACGACGGGGTGCCCCTGGAGGGCGTCATCCAGATAGAGAAGCCCGGGGACGGAAACGGGGAGTCCAAGCTCGTCTCCTACGC GAAGCTGGGGCTTCTGGCCGGCGGGGATGTGCTCTGCCTGCTGGTGTTCTCCGCGATAGGGAGGTTCAACCATGGCCTGCCCATTCTCGATGCGGAGACGTTCAAGACGGCCGACCCGTTCATTGCTG GGTGGCTGCTGAGTGCCTACCTCCTTGGTGGATTTGGAGATGATGCAAAAGGGCGAAATGGTGTGGGGAATGCTGTTATCACTGCCGCCAAATCCTGGGTTGTCGGGATACCG CTGGGGCTTGCTATCCGAGCAGTGGCATCTGGTCATATTCCACCAACTCCTTTTATCTTGGTTACCATGGGAAGTACAGGGGTCTTGTTAACTGCATGGCGTGCCCTGGTTTCTCAACTCCTTTCCACTGGACAGAAGCAGCAGGATGATGTCTACCGGCGTGGAAGTCCTTTCGAGCTTTTTGAG TTACTCACATCACTGGTGCGGAGGTGGTGA